AGAAGGTCGATGCGTGAGTCCCGCATCTTGACAATCGAGAACTCCGCCGCGACAAAAAATGCGTTGCCGAAGACAAGCAGAGCCACGAGAAACAGTTTGCCGATAAGTAATAACGGATCATCCAAAAAAAGTCACTCTCCCGTTCAATCTTTCTCATACAATCAATGGAGTCAAAGAATCGGTTTTCCATTATCGTCATCAAACGTCGCCGTACAGCGGGGATACTTCCCGCACCCCCAGAACGCTCCGTTGCGTCCCTGCATCAAGCGCAGAAATCCTTCTCTGCAGCGAGGGCAGGCATACCCGCTTGTCGCCTTTTCACCCGCCTGTTCCATGGCGGCTGCGGGAGGCTTCGATGTGCGGCTCTTGTCTCTCATCGATGGCGTGCCGCGCGCAAATGAGGACGAATACAAAGAACTGTCCTGCATGTATTCTGCGGTAAAGGCCGCCATTTCCTCCTCCGACAGATAGGGTGACGCCGCGCGGCCGCTCGGTCTTCCTGCCGCAATCTTTTGCGTGCTCCCCACCGCGCGTATGCCGGCAGGCGGCTCGCGATCGTAAGCGCTCACCGTAAAGGAGGTATTCGCGCTCTGCCGCCGCGCGGCAAGATCCGGCTTTCCGGCGGCATCCGGCGCGGTCATGCGGCACTGAGGGAAATTCGTACAGCCCCAAAATGCGCCGTGCTTTCCCTCTCTCTTCTCCAGCATGCCCTTTTGACATCGGGGACACACGATGCCGTCTTCCGTCTTGATGACTTCGTCGGCCGCTTTTTCGACAATCGATGTCAGCAGCTCCACCTGTCCCCGAAGGAACGCGTCCATATCTCCCTCGCCCTCCGCCATGGAGTGCAGGGCATCCTCCCAGACGGCCGTCGTATCGGGATAGAGCAGTTCTTCCGGCAGGGCATCGACGAGCATATATCCCGTCTCTGTCGGATACAGCTCCTTTTTCTTCCCCTTTGCGCGCAGGAATTTCCGCTTGATGAGATCTTCTATGATACTCGCGCGCGTCGCCTCTGTACCGATTCCATAGACGGCCTTCAGCTTCTTCTTCGCCGTCTCATCCTTGACGTACTTATGGATCTCTTTCATCCCCTGCAGCAGGGTGGACGGCGTAAAGCGCGAGGGCGACTTTGTCGCCTTCTCCTGCAGTTCTCCCTCCGTGTAGCGGACGGAAGCCCCTTTTTTCAACGGTGGCAACGAGGTCTCATCGTCTTCACCCGCTTCATCCCCGTCCTCTTCCGCGCTCCCCTCCTTTGTTCCCTTCACCTTCTTCCGATAGAGCGCACGCCAGCCCGGGTCGACCTCTGTGCGGCCGCTCGCGCGGAAGACCTCCTCATGACAGGTGACTTCCAGCTTCGTCTGCTCATAGCGGTGCACGGGATAAAATTGCGCGATGTACGCCTGCGCCACGAGAAAGTAAATATTCCGCTCCATGTCCGATAGTTTGTCCGGCGCCGGCTTTACCCGCGTCGGAATGATGGCGTGGTGCGCCGATATCTTCTTGTCGTTCCACGCGCGGCTCTTGATGTCCGTATCGGCTCCCTGCGCCCACACGGCAAGATCACCGTCAAGCGCCGTGAGGTGTTCGAGAATCGCGGCAGCATCCCCCCTCTGACTTTCGGGGAGGTATTCGCTGTCCGATCGGGGATACGTCGTCAGTTTTTTCTCATAGAGCTTCTGTGCCGTATCCAGGACCTGCTGCGGCTCAAGACCGTATCGTTTCCCTGCCGCGACCTGCAACGACGAGAGCGAATACGGCAAGCGCTGCGGCTCCTCTTTCTTCGCCTTCTGATACAGGGTAATCTTTCCTTCCGTCTC
This portion of the Selenomonas sp. TAMA-11512 genome encodes:
- a CDS encoding DNA topoisomerase III, translating into MRLFIAEKPSMGAEIAKCLKGPVRRHDGYLETGEGIVTWAFGHILRQAEPEEYDERYGRWRAEDLPIVPASWRLVIVKSSEKQFRLIAGLMQKADEIVHAGDPDREGQLLIDEILDYLHNERPVKRLLLNALDEMSIRKALSSMQDNDVFHPLKQSALARARADWLIGMNLSRAYTLAAQRGGHAKLVLPVGRVKTPTLALVVRREREIENFKSVSHYGIKANFQAESGSFSAIWKLKEDMPGLDAAGRLLDIEYAKERLADFDAHKETEGKITLYQKAKKEEPQRLPYSLSSLQVAAGKRYGLEPQQVLDTAQKLYEKKLTTYPRSDSEYLPESQRGDAAAILEHLTALDGDLAVWAQGADTDIKSRAWNDKKISAHHAIIPTRVKPAPDKLSDMERNIYFLVAQAYIAQFYPVHRYEQTKLEVTCHEEVFRASGRTEVDPGWRALYRKKVKGTKEGSAEEDGDEAGEDDETSLPPLKKGASVRYTEGELQEKATKSPSRFTPSTLLQGMKEIHKYVKDETAKKKLKAVYGIGTEATRASIIEDLIKRKFLRAKGKKKELYPTETGYMLVDALPEELLYPDTTAVWEDALHSMAEGEGDMDAFLRGQVELLTSIVEKAADEVIKTEDGIVCPRCQKGMLEKREGKHGAFWGCTNFPQCRMTAPDAAGKPDLAARRQSANTSFTVSAYDREPPAGIRAVGSTQKIAAGRPSGRAASPYLSEEEMAAFTAEYMQDSSLYSSSFARGTPSMRDKSRTSKPPAAAMEQAGEKATSGYACPRCREGFLRLMQGRNGAFWGCGKYPRCTATFDDDNGKPIL